In Saccharicrinis fermentans DSM 9555 = JCM 21142, a genomic segment contains:
- a CDS encoding phage head morphogenesis protein, whose amino-acid sequence SLPEGVESKIKSLLNTLLKDVFNNKIKAGDIYQKLLKIVGSTLQQATTESSGTSFAQVDWNTPDANMLQRLTRDVWQFSAAKNYQQMQDMTLALLDDDGKLRSFSDFKEEATKTHTKYNSTWLKTEYDHAVGSATMASRWSEFEENAADQPYLKYQTVGDNNVRHEHQLLNGIVRKITDSFWNKYFPPNGWECRCDVVQLSASYATETEALPKVPIDSMFATNLAKTGMIFPKNHPYYDGVTDDVMKRAVASLPDDVAYNNVYTSESGNTVDLHIYHGINETPGNIKTAKFLADNGYDVKLLPVLDKDDNDIRELVY is encoded by the coding sequence ACAGCCTGCCAGAAGGTGTTGAAAGTAAAATTAAAAGCCTTTTAAATACGCTTTTAAAAGATGTTTTCAATAACAAAATTAAGGCCGGAGACATTTATCAAAAACTATTAAAAATAGTAGGTAGTACGTTACAACAGGCTACAACCGAAAGCTCAGGCACAAGCTTTGCACAAGTTGACTGGAATACGCCTGATGCCAATATGTTGCAGCGTTTAACACGTGATGTTTGGCAATTTTCAGCCGCTAAAAACTATCAGCAAATGCAAGATATGACACTCGCTTTGCTGGATGATGATGGCAAGCTGCGCAGCTTTTCCGACTTTAAAGAAGAGGCCACAAAGACACATACAAAATATAATAGTACCTGGTTAAAAACTGAGTACGACCATGCCGTAGGTTCAGCAACCATGGCCAGCCGGTGGAGCGAGTTTGAAGAAAACGCAGCCGATCAGCCTTATTTAAAATACCAAACGGTAGGCGATAACAATGTAAGGCACGAACACCAGTTATTAAATGGTATCGTTCGCAAAATAACCGATAGCTTTTGGAACAAGTATTTCCCGCCTAACGGTTGGGAATGCCGTTGCGATGTAGTTCAACTGTCGGCCAGTTATGCAACTGAAACCGAAGCTTTACCAAAAGTTCCTATTGATAGTATGTTTGCCACTAATTTGGCTAAAACAGGAATGATATTTCCTAAAAACCATCCATACTATGACGGTGTGACGGATGATGTAATGAAACGTGCCGTTGCCAGTTTACCCGATGATGTGGCTTACAATAATGTTTACACAAGCGAGTCGGGTAATACGGTTGACTTACATATTTATCACGGCATAAACGAAACGCCGGGCAATATTAAAACCGCTAAGTTTTTAGCTGATAACGGTTACGATGTTAAGCTATTGCCTGTACTGGATAAGGATGATAACGACATTAGAGAGCTGGTTTATA
- a CDS encoding P-loop NTPase family protein — protein MYRDVMGMPETNGIWLVYGKEKNGKTTLSLMLAEYLSTFGRTMYISAEEGIGKTFVDATERAKLRPNNRSLIFYEYVSVEELISILSRRQSPHVAFLDNMTIYNDELKAGGLKNLVQKFPNKLL, from the coding sequence GTGTATCGCGATGTGATGGGAATGCCAGAAACAAACGGAATTTGGTTGGTGTACGGTAAAGAGAAGAATGGTAAAACAACCTTATCGCTCATGTTAGCTGAATACTTAAGTACTTTCGGTAGAACGATGTATATAAGCGCCGAGGAGGGGATTGGTAAAACGTTTGTCGATGCTACCGAACGCGCTAAACTTAGGCCAAATAATCGAAGTCTTATTTTTTACGAATACGTGAGCGTAGAGGAGTTGATTAGCATACTTTCTCGACGTCAGTCTCCGCATGTGGCTTTCCTAGATAACATGACAATTTACAATGACGAACTAAAAGCTGGAGGGCTGAAAAATCTTGTGCAAAAATTTCCAAATAAACTTTTGTAA
- a CDS encoding phage portal protein family protein, giving the protein MQKELKRIETMMRQLGRAAQAVLPEGAKITIHDAATKGDPHKVFLEQITITNNEIGKRIVGGTMLTDDGSSLSQSEVHERTLDEKIGESDRRMIEFTVNGKLIPILNTWGFGFKEGDRFVFDRSEDLTMAEHWDIV; this is encoded by the coding sequence ATGCAAAAAGAACTAAAGAGAATTGAAACGATGATGCGTCAGTTAGGTCGGGCGGCTCAAGCTGTACTCCCCGAAGGTGCAAAAATTACAATCCACGATGCTGCAACCAAAGGGGATCCGCATAAGGTATTTCTTGAACAAATTACGATTACCAATAATGAAATTGGTAAAAGGATAGTGGGTGGAACGATGCTTACCGATGATGGATCTAGCCTAAGCCAAAGCGAAGTGCATGAACGAACACTAGATGAAAAAATAGGAGAAAGCGACCGTCGTATGATTGAATTTACTGTTAACGGTAAGTTGATACCTATTTTAAATACATGGGGTTTTGGTTTTAAGGAAGGCGACCGGTTTGTATTTGACAGATCAGAAGATCTAACCATGGCCGAACACTGGGATATTGT
- a CDS encoding DUF4494 domain-containing protein, whose translation MNTWFECKVRYEKIDEHTGKSIKVNAPYLIDAVSYTEAEKRIHEEMQKYISGEFSVKGIKPVNYSELFFYDYGQYWYKCKVMYVSIDKEAGREKKVANWMLVMADNVKEAYDRI comes from the coding sequence ATGAATACTTGGTTTGAGTGCAAAGTTCGTTACGAAAAGATTGACGAACATACAGGTAAGAGCATAAAAGTAAATGCTCCATATTTAATTGATGCAGTTAGCTACACCGAAGCTGAAAAACGCATCCACGAAGAAATGCAGAAATACATTAGCGGCGAATTTTCGGTTAAAGGGATTAAGCCGGTCAATTATTCAGAATTGTTTTTTTACGATTATGGGCAATACTGGTACAAATGTAAAGTAATGTATGTAAGTATTGATAAAGAAGCCGGACGTGAAAAGAAAGTAGCCAATTGGATGTTGGTTATGGCCGATAATGTAAAAGAAGCCTACGACCGCATTTAG
- a CDS encoding DUF3164 family protein yields MIDVSKMSQHEKEELFKQLKEEEAKKMEARERELELYKETKNKLVTETVKKMENLSSLISRAKAEVYNDFSTLLRLKKELYGYRDSQKSHSFSNELGQTIEIGFREVDGWDDTVDAGVAKIKEYLRSLSTNEETAKLVSIIGDLLKKDSKGNLQAKRMIQLKNKEREINNPIFSEGINIILSAHKPQRSAWFVEASTKGKTNEKTGVPLSISACEFPDGTNVDLSGF; encoded by the coding sequence ATGATTGACGTGTCAAAAATGAGCCAGCATGAAAAGGAGGAGCTGTTTAAACAGCTCAAAGAAGAGGAGGCTAAAAAAATGGAAGCTCGCGAACGCGAACTGGAGTTGTACAAAGAAACCAAAAACAAATTGGTGACTGAAACGGTGAAGAAAATGGAAAACCTGAGTAGTCTAATATCACGTGCAAAGGCTGAGGTTTATAATGATTTTTCAACGCTATTACGACTTAAAAAAGAGCTATACGGCTATAGGGACTCACAAAAGAGTCACTCTTTTAGCAATGAGCTTGGACAAACGATCGAAATAGGCTTTAGAGAAGTCGACGGCTGGGATGATACAGTAGATGCCGGGGTTGCGAAGATTAAAGAGTATTTACGTTCTCTTAGTACAAATGAAGAAACGGCAAAGCTGGTATCTATCATTGGGGATCTACTAAAAAAAGATTCTAAGGGTAATCTACAGGCGAAGCGTATGATACAGCTAAAAAACAAAGAGCGTGAGATCAACAATCCTATTTTTTCTGAGGGTATTAATATCATTTTGTCTGCCCATAAGCCGCAACGTTCGGCTTGGTTTGTTGAAGCTTCTACAAAAGGAAAAACAAACGAAAAAACGGGCGTTCCTCTTTCCATTTCGGCTTGTGAATTCCCAGATGGTACTAACGTTGATTTAAGCGGCTTTTAA
- a CDS encoding ATP-binding protein has translation MNISKEFKTKVREAVLANRENYGGSDSDYAKTLGINNSVYSRIKKGEVERVLSDTTWITIGRELDVKLHESQWKVARTSVYDNIESSLSFCKELSKSMILADDCGIGKTFCARHVVRKMKNAFYVDCSQAKTKQQFIRLLAKTVGVDSRGLYREVKGNLKYYLNLLVKPVVVLDEAGDLDYNAFLELKELWNSTEGSCGWYMIGADGLRAKINRGINNKKVGYAEIFSRFSDEFVQLVPASIADKKAFYSNLIGAVAAANTNDKAKVNKLIKRCLDKEATLRYLETLIKLG, from the coding sequence ATGAATATTTCAAAAGAGTTTAAAACAAAGGTACGTGAGGCCGTATTAGCTAATCGCGAAAACTACGGAGGCTCAGACTCAGATTACGCTAAAACATTAGGTATTAACAATTCTGTTTACTCGCGAATTAAAAAAGGCGAGGTTGAGAGGGTTCTTTCTGATACTACTTGGATAACAATTGGTAGAGAGTTAGATGTAAAGCTTCATGAAAGCCAATGGAAAGTGGCTCGAACATCGGTTTACGATAATATTGAAAGTTCACTTTCGTTTTGTAAGGAATTAAGTAAGAGTATGATACTCGCTGATGATTGTGGAATAGGAAAAACATTTTGTGCAAGGCATGTCGTGCGAAAAATGAAAAATGCGTTTTACGTTGATTGCTCTCAAGCGAAAACGAAACAACAGTTTATTCGTTTGCTTGCCAAAACAGTTGGAGTTGATTCTCGTGGTTTGTATCGCGAAGTAAAAGGTAATCTTAAATACTATTTAAACTTATTGGTTAAGCCTGTGGTGGTGCTGGATGAAGCTGGTGATTTAGACTACAATGCTTTTCTAGAATTAAAGGAATTGTGGAATAGTACAGAGGGATCATGCGGGTGGTATATGATTGGTGCCGATGGCTTACGAGCCAAAATAAACCGGGGTATAAATAATAAAAAGGTCGGGTACGCCGAAATTTTTTCACGTTTTTCAGATGAATTTGTTCAGCTTGTTCCTGCTTCTATTGCTGATAAAAAGGCCTTTTATAGCAACTTAATAGGCGCTGTGGCTGCCGCTAATACAAACGATAAGGCTAAAGTAAATAAGCTTATTAAACGCTGTCTCGACAAAGAGGCTACCCTTCGCTATTTAGAAACACTAATAAAATTAGGATAA
- a CDS encoding S24 family peptidase — MSIISRILLIAENEGVRITSFEKIIGASKGVLSRAAKNNTDIQSKWITSIVEKYPKYNAHWLLTGNGEMLHKEKPYKEPTNNFSLATDSKVEYQTVPLYDIEAYAGLVPLFKNGVEKPLEHISIPGIPKCDGAVHVTGDSMYPLLKSGDIVLYKKINNIKDNIFFGEMYLISVDMDGEEYVAVKYINKSELKDHIKLVSYNQYHAERDIPLSKVRALAFVKASIRINSMN; from the coding sequence ATGAGCATCATATCAAGAATACTATTAATAGCAGAGAATGAAGGGGTTAGAATAACATCCTTTGAGAAGATAATAGGCGCAAGCAAAGGTGTCTTAAGTCGAGCTGCTAAAAATAATACTGACATACAGAGCAAATGGATAACTTCTATAGTTGAAAAATATCCCAAATACAATGCACATTGGCTTTTAACAGGGAATGGGGAGATGTTACATAAAGAAAAACCATACAAAGAGCCAACGAATAACTTTAGCTTAGCTACCGACTCTAAAGTCGAGTATCAAACAGTGCCACTCTACGACATAGAGGCATATGCGGGGTTAGTACCACTATTTAAGAATGGGGTCGAGAAGCCTTTAGAGCATATAAGTATTCCTGGTATTCCAAAATGCGACGGTGCTGTTCATGTTACTGGGGACAGCATGTATCCACTACTAAAAAGCGGAGACATAGTACTATACAAGAAGATTAATAACATTAAAGACAATATTTTTTTCGGGGAGATGTATTTAATTAGTGTAGATATGGATGGAGAGGAGTATGTCGCTGTTAAGTATATTAACAAAAGCGAACTTAAGGACCATATTAAACTAGTTAGCTATAATCAATACCACGCAGAACGCGACATCCCTCTTTCAAAAGTAAGAGCCTTAGCTTTTGTCAAAGCAAGTATACGCATCAACTCCATGAACTAA
- a CDS encoding PAS domain-containing sensor histidine kinase yields the protein MLKQYKNWQNRLAQTKLVESENRLFKILESGNIVSIQLDTQGKIIYCNNYLTQITGYSKEEIIGQNWFDLFIPEKEKKQVQHIFYNSITPYNLVENFENKILTKTGQPIFVSWHNTQFKSESNQIVGIASIGVNITNNKKYENRLKEKNQEIEIQNLEYKLINEKLSEAKEKAEESERLKSAFLSNMSHEIRTPMNGILGFAELLQEPDLTSEVQSQYIQIIENSGKRLLSIINDIIDISKIESGLMQVDIKECDLNQQMNYIYTFFKPEVEAKGLSFYFKSSLSGHRTMVKTDCEKLYAILTNLVKNAIKYTDQGNIEIGYEPIIYKGEEAIVAYVKDTGIGISPKSQKTIFERFIQAEGTDGMALQGAGLGLSITKSYVEMMGGHIWVDSEESIGSIFRFTLPKQEALTNKTNHAQ from the coding sequence ATGCTTAAACAATATAAAAATTGGCAAAACAGACTGGCCCAAACAAAGTTAGTTGAATCAGAAAATCGTTTATTTAAGATATTAGAAAGTGGGAATATTGTTTCTATACAACTCGACACCCAAGGAAAGATCATATATTGCAACAACTATCTGACCCAAATTACGGGGTATAGCAAAGAAGAAATCATAGGTCAGAATTGGTTTGATCTATTTATTCCAGAGAAAGAAAAAAAGCAAGTTCAACATATCTTTTATAACAGTATTACGCCTTACAACTTAGTTGAAAATTTTGAAAACAAAATACTTACAAAAACTGGACAACCAATATTTGTATCATGGCATAACACACAGTTCAAATCAGAATCGAATCAAATTGTTGGCATTGCAAGTATCGGTGTAAACATTACCAATAACAAAAAGTATGAGAACCGCTTAAAAGAAAAGAACCAAGAGATAGAAATACAAAATCTGGAATATAAGTTAATCAATGAAAAACTATCAGAAGCCAAAGAAAAAGCAGAAGAAAGTGAACGATTAAAATCTGCATTTCTCTCGAATATGAGTCATGAGATACGTACTCCAATGAATGGAATTCTAGGATTTGCGGAGCTTTTACAAGAACCCGATTTAACAAGCGAAGTTCAATCTCAATATATTCAGATAATCGAAAACAGTGGCAAACGCCTGCTAAGCATTATTAATGATATCATTGATATCTCAAAAATAGAGTCAGGCCTAATGCAAGTAGATATAAAAGAATGTGATTTAAACCAACAGATGAATTACATATATACCTTTTTCAAACCTGAAGTAGAAGCAAAAGGGCTAAGCTTTTATTTTAAAAGCTCACTATCAGGTCACAGAACAATGGTAAAAACCGACTGCGAAAAACTTTATGCCATCCTTACCAACTTGGTAAAAAATGCCATAAAATACACCGATCAAGGAAATATAGAAATAGGCTATGAACCTATTATATACAAGGGAGAGGAAGCGATCGTCGCATATGTGAAAGACACGGGAATAGGCATCTCTCCCAAAAGTCAAAAAACAATATTTGAACGATTCATACAGGCCGAAGGCACTGATGGAATGGCACTTCAGGGAGCCGGACTAGGTCTGTCCATTACCAAATCGTATGTAGAAATGATGGGTGGACATATATGGGTAGATAGTGAAGAAAGTATTGGTTCCATATTTCGTTTCACTTTACCCAAGCAAGAAGCACTAACTAATAAAACAAACCATGCGCAATAG